In Kocuria turfanensis, a single genomic region encodes these proteins:
- a CDS encoding IS481 family transposase, translating to MPHVNAPLTPTGRLRMVLRHLDDGIPKAHVATEFRVSRPTVATWVARYLESGEAGLADRPSTPRRSPQRTPAAVVELIESLRRDRKWSARRIHRHLLGLGHEMHLRTVGRWLARLGISRLRDLTPAGDDLRRPPQRIRAAWPGHMVHLDVKKVGRIPDGGGWRAHGRGSTAAKAAKRGPGAKVGYTYLHSAVDGFSRLAYTEALADEKAVTTIGFFCRARAFFAAHGITRLHRVVTDNGANYKARDFTRTVEALAGRHQRIRPYTPRHNGKVERFNRLLADEVLYVRPYASEQARRDAIAVWVNHFNYHRPHTACGDQPPASRTPARVNNVTPSYT from the coding sequence ATGCCCCACGTTAACGCACCCCTGACCCCGACCGGCCGGCTGCGCATGGTCCTGCGCCACCTCGACGACGGGATCCCCAAGGCCCACGTGGCCACCGAGTTCCGCGTCAGCCGACCCACGGTGGCCACGTGGGTGGCCCGCTACCTCGAATCCGGCGAAGCTGGGTTGGCCGACCGGCCCTCGACTCCCCGGCGCAGCCCTCAGCGCACCCCGGCGGCCGTCGTGGAGCTCATCGAGTCCCTCCGGCGAGACCGGAAATGGTCCGCCCGACGCATCCACCGCCACCTGCTCGGTCTCGGCCATGAAATGCACCTGCGCACGGTCGGTCGCTGGCTGGCCCGCCTGGGCATCTCCCGGCTGCGCGACCTCACCCCGGCGGGGGACGACCTGCGACGCCCACCCCAGCGGATCCGTGCCGCCTGGCCCGGGCACATGGTCCACCTGGATGTGAAGAAGGTCGGGCGGATCCCCGACGGCGGCGGCTGGCGCGCCCACGGCCGCGGCAGTACGGCGGCGAAGGCGGCCAAGCGCGGACCCGGGGCGAAGGTCGGCTACACCTACCTGCACTCGGCCGTGGACGGCTTCTCGAGGCTGGCCTACACCGAGGCTCTGGCCGATGAGAAGGCGGTGACGACGATCGGATTCTTCTGCCGAGCCCGGGCGTTCTTCGCCGCCCACGGCATCACCCGGCTGCACCGGGTGGTCACCGACAACGGCGCCAACTACAAGGCCCGCGACTTCACCCGCACCGTGGAGGCCCTCGCCGGCCGGCACCAGCGCATCCGCCCCTACACGCCCCGGCACAACGGGAAGGTCGAACGGTTCAACCGGCTGCTGGCCGACGAGGTGCTCTACGTCCGCCCCTACGCCAGCGAGCAGGCCCGCCGGGACGCCATCGCGGTCTGGGTGAATCACTTCAATTACCATCGGCCCCACACCGCCTGCGGCGATCAGCCCCCGGCCTCACGCACCCCGGCCCGAGTCAATAACGTCACGCCCTCTTACACCTAG
- a CDS encoding pyruvate, water dikinase regulatory protein: MTDTCPVAFFVSDSTGITAETLGSTLITQFPDQPFERHTVPFVVTVERARQVAARIDAVAATGRVPVVFSTVVDPDIRGVLAGSRGFFVDLFGTHIPQLETALHATASLQPGRAHGLGDAIHYQRRMSAVEYAMEHDDGQSIRALERADLILIAPSRCGKTPTSMYLALQHGIRAANFPLVDEDFEQHSLPAPVAPYAGKCFGLTSSPMRLSQVRQERRPATVYASLAQCSYELRNAEEMYVLNGIPHVSSASMSVEEISAMILQQMQFDETGHEESRRHR, from the coding sequence ATGACCGACACCTGCCCCGTGGCGTTCTTCGTCTCGGACAGCACCGGCATCACCGCCGAGACCCTGGGCAGCACCCTGATCACGCAGTTCCCGGACCAGCCCTTCGAGCGCCACACCGTGCCGTTCGTCGTCACCGTGGAGCGTGCCCGGCAGGTGGCGGCCCGCATCGACGCCGTGGCCGCCACCGGGCGGGTGCCGGTGGTGTTCTCCACCGTCGTCGACCCGGACATCCGTGGCGTCCTCGCCGGCAGCCGCGGCTTCTTCGTGGACCTGTTCGGCACCCACATCCCCCAGCTCGAGACCGCGCTGCACGCCACGGCCAGCCTGCAGCCGGGCAGAGCCCACGGCCTGGGCGACGCCATCCACTACCAGAGGCGGATGTCGGCGGTGGAGTACGCCATGGAGCACGACGACGGCCAGTCCATCCGGGCCCTCGAGCGGGCGGACCTGATCCTCATCGCCCCGTCGCGCTGCGGCAAGACCCCCACCAGCATGTACCTGGCCCTGCAGCACGGCATCCGCGCCGCCAACTTCCCCCTGGTGGACGAGGACTTCGAGCAGCACTCCCTGCCCGCACCCGTTGCGCCCTACGCCGGCAAGTGCTTCGGGCTCACCTCCTCCCCGATGCGGTTGAGCCAGGTCCGCCAGGAACGACGACCCGCAACGGTCTACGCCTCCCTCGCGCAGTGCTCGTACGAGCTGCGCAACGCCGAGGAGATGTACGTCCTGAACGGCATCCCGCACGTCAGCTCCGCCTCCATGTCCGTCGAGGAGATCTCGGCCATGATCCTGCAGCAGATGCAGTTCGACGAGACCGGCCACGAGGAGAGCCGCCGTCACCGGTGA
- a CDS encoding NAD(P)/FAD-dependent oxidoreductase → MESLVIVGASLAGLSAARAARSLGFGGRVVIIGDELQRPYDRPPLSKDFLAGRIEVADLTLETDTEALDAEWILGTRAVSFDPSTRTVHLADGTTVHAPALVIATGASPRTLPQIADATNVVSLRTIADAQKLRELVRAGGRMVVIGAGFIGAEVASTAHALGMEVTVLEKSPTPLCGPLGAQLGAVVAGLHEAAGVELICGADIADFTRTDRSVSAVHLADGRVLPADVVVVGIGAIPNTGWLEGSGIELGNGVVCDAVGGTSLPGVVAVGDCAAWWEPVTGRHQRVEHWTGAAQRPGVAVSALLGADPATLPAVKPPYFWSDQYGTRLQFAGDASRADRVAYEHGGPGEDSLLAVYYAGEEPVAVLGWNQIKLFGRWRKTLEKISAAARTPAPPHEAAQSVAAAVAAASPAAAAATATAASPTAAVAAAGA, encoded by the coding sequence ATGGAGTCCCTCGTCATTGTCGGAGCCTCGCTGGCCGGTCTGTCGGCCGCGCGGGCGGCTCGCAGCCTCGGGTTCGGCGGGCGTGTGGTGATCATCGGTGATGAGCTGCAGCGTCCCTACGACCGTCCGCCGCTGTCCAAGGACTTCCTGGCCGGGCGGATCGAGGTTGCGGATCTGACCCTGGAGACCGACACGGAGGCCCTGGACGCGGAGTGGATTCTCGGGACCCGGGCGGTCTCCTTCGATCCGTCCACCCGCACGGTCCACCTGGCCGACGGCACCACCGTGCACGCCCCCGCCCTGGTGATCGCCACCGGCGCCTCCCCCCGGACCCTGCCCCAGATCGCCGACGCGACCAACGTGGTGAGCCTGCGCACCATCGCCGATGCGCAGAAGCTGCGCGAGCTGGTGCGCGCGGGTGGCCGGATGGTGGTGATCGGGGCCGGGTTCATCGGCGCCGAGGTCGCCTCCACCGCCCACGCGCTGGGCATGGAGGTCACCGTGCTGGAGAAGTCCCCCACCCCGCTGTGCGGGCCGCTGGGGGCCCAGCTGGGCGCGGTCGTCGCCGGGCTGCACGAGGCCGCCGGGGTCGAGCTGATCTGCGGGGCCGACATCGCCGACTTCACCCGCACCGACAGATCCGTCAGCGCGGTGCACCTGGCCGACGGGCGGGTGCTGCCCGCCGATGTCGTGGTCGTGGGCATCGGGGCGATCCCCAACACCGGGTGGCTGGAAGGCTCCGGGATCGAGCTGGGCAACGGTGTGGTCTGCGACGCGGTCGGGGGCACCAGCCTCCCGGGGGTCGTCGCGGTCGGTGACTGCGCCGCCTGGTGGGAGCCGGTCACCGGGCGCCACCAGCGGGTGGAGCACTGGACGGGGGCCGCCCAGCGCCCGGGCGTGGCCGTGTCCGCGTTGCTGGGCGCCGACCCGGCGACCCTGCCGGCGGTGAAGCCTCCCTACTTCTGGTCCGACCAGTACGGCACCCGCCTGCAGTTCGCCGGCGACGCCTCCCGCGCCGATCGGGTGGCCTACGAGCACGGCGGCCCCGGCGAGGACTCCCTGCTGGCCGTCTACTACGCCGGGGAGGAACCGGTCGCGGTGCTGGGCTGGAACCAGATCAAGCTCTTCGGCCGCTGGCGCAAGACCCTGGAGAAGATCTCCGCTGCCGCCCGCACCCCTGCCCCGCCGCACGAGGCTGCCCAGTCCGTGGCCGCCGCTGTCGCCGCCGCGTCCCCGGCCGCCGCCGCCGCCACCGCCACCGCCGCCTCCCCGACCGCGGCGGTCGCCGCGGCCGGGGCATGA
- a CDS encoding aromatic ring-hydroxylating oxygenase subunit alpha, producing MSTNVVSESLISTLPGSSYVDEAVFRAEQERIFEQMWFCAVRAADLDKPGAFRTVQIGRESIIITRNRKHGIRAFYNICRHRGVKLCMEDTGQANRSFQCPYHAWTYDLDGKLIAAPNLTKMPDIDRQEYGLVTIPVREYLGYVWVCLAENPPSFEDDVMGDIEERLGDTQAIEGYDIANLALGRRITYDVKANWKLIIENFMECYHCATIHPELTEVLPEFADGLAAQYFVGHGAEFGENVAGFTVDGSEGLDKLPGVDEDHDRRYYAITIKPTVFVNLVPDHVIIHRMFPMAADHTIVECDWLYLPSVVESGKDVSASVELFHRVNQQDFDACERCQPAMASKIYATGGVLVPSEHHIGAFHDWITEKVGDTLPTQSALQSQGGVR from the coding sequence TTGTCGACCAATGTTGTCTCGGAGTCCCTGATCTCCACCCTGCCCGGATCCAGCTACGTGGACGAGGCCGTCTTCCGCGCCGAGCAGGAACGGATCTTCGAGCAGATGTGGTTCTGCGCCGTGCGCGCGGCCGACCTCGACAAGCCCGGAGCCTTCCGCACCGTGCAGATCGGCCGGGAATCGATCATCATCACCCGCAACCGCAAGCACGGCATCCGCGCCTTCTACAACATCTGCCGCCACCGCGGCGTGAAACTGTGCATGGAGGACACCGGACAGGCCAACCGCTCCTTCCAGTGCCCCTACCACGCCTGGACCTACGACCTCGACGGCAAGCTCATCGCCGCCCCCAACCTCACCAAGATGCCCGACATCGACCGCCAGGAATACGGGCTGGTCACCATCCCGGTGCGCGAGTACCTCGGCTACGTCTGGGTCTGCCTGGCCGAGAACCCCCCCTCCTTCGAGGACGACGTGATGGGCGACATCGAAGAACGCCTCGGCGACACCCAGGCCATCGAGGGCTACGACATCGCCAACCTCGCCCTGGGCCGGCGGATCACCTACGACGTGAAGGCCAACTGGAAGCTCATCATCGAGAACTTCATGGAGTGCTACCACTGCGCCACCATCCACCCCGAACTCACCGAGGTCCTCCCCGAGTTCGCCGACGGCCTCGCCGCCCAGTACTTCGTCGGCCACGGCGCCGAGTTCGGCGAGAACGTCGCCGGCTTCACCGTCGACGGCTCCGAAGGCCTCGACAAGCTCCCCGGCGTCGACGAGGACCACGACCGCCGCTACTACGCGATCACCATCAAACCCACCGTGTTCGTCAACCTCGTCCCCGACCACGTGATCATCCACCGCATGTTCCCGATGGCCGCCGACCACACCATCGTCGAGTGCGACTGGCTCTACCTGCCCTCGGTCGTGGAATCCGGCAAGGACGTCTCCGCCTCCGTGGAACTGTTCCACCGCGTCAACCAGCAGGACTTCGACGCCTGCGAACGCTGCCAACCCGCCATGGCCTCCAAGATCTACGCCACCGGCGGCGTCCTCGTCCCCTCCGAACACCACATCGGCGCCTTCCACGACTGGATCACCGAAAAAGTCGGCGACACCCTCCCGACCCAGTCCGCGCTGCAGAGCCAAGGGGGAGTCCGTTGA
- a CDS encoding TetR/AcrR family transcriptional regulator, which produces MPQTDRRPSPPPTTVRGQAKARRRQDLLAASATLFAERGFAGVSIDDIGAAAGVSGPAVYRHFASKQAVLGAVLLEVSHDLLERGREVARHAPDPQRRLRDLIRFQVDFALHRPAVIVVQDRELPNLTAEDRRTVRVLQRGYVTLWVEALREFAPAREVADLTLRAQAAFGLINSTPHSLRAAQRLRTPQEAERLDAARAALEEMAWAALRTAFHPDPTGDPGPTGDPDPTSTGGTP; this is translated from the coding sequence ATGCCGCAGACCGACCGCAGACCGAGCCCGCCGCCCACCACGGTGCGCGGGCAGGCGAAGGCCCGGCGCCGGCAGGACCTGCTCGCCGCCTCCGCCACGCTCTTCGCCGAGCGGGGCTTCGCCGGGGTCTCGATCGACGACATCGGCGCGGCCGCGGGCGTCAGCGGCCCCGCGGTCTACCGGCACTTCGCGAGCAAGCAGGCCGTCCTGGGCGCGGTGCTGCTCGAGGTCAGCCACGACCTGCTCGAGCGCGGCCGCGAGGTGGCCCGGCACGCCCCGGACCCGCAGCGGCGGCTGCGGGACCTGATCCGCTTCCAGGTCGACTTCGCCCTGCACCGCCCCGCCGTGATCGTGGTGCAGGACCGGGAGCTGCCCAACCTCACGGCCGAGGACCGCCGCACGGTGCGCGTGCTCCAGCGCGGCTACGTGACCCTGTGGGTCGAGGCCCTGCGCGAGTTCGCCCCCGCGCGCGAGGTCGCCGACCTCACCCTGCGCGCCCAGGCCGCCTTCGGGCTGATCAACTCCACCCCGCACTCCCTGCGGGCCGCGCAGCGGCTGCGCACCCCGCAGGAGGCGGAGCGGCTCGACGCCGCCCGGGCCGCCCTCGAGGAGATGGCCTGGGCCGCGCTGCGCACCGCGTTCCACCCGGACCCCACCGGCGACCCAGGCCCCACCGGCGACCCGGATCCCACCAGCACAGGAGGCACCCCGTGA
- the ppsA gene encoding phosphoenolpyruvate synthase, translated as MTHVLPFTEIDLSDLPEVGGKNASLGELIRSLSSAGVEVPGGFATTATAFREFLAASGLETRIAEVLEGLDAGDVSALAAAGGRIRALIRSAPLPSALEEAIRTAYEQLSAAQPDGVEVSWAVRSSATAEDLPDASFAGQQETYLNVRGVENVLAAVKDVFASLYNDRAIAYRVHHGFTHAEVALSVGVQKMVRSDVGASGVMFTMDTESGFTDAVFITSSYGLGEAVVQGAVNPDEFYVHKPALAAGRPAVLKRGLGEKALQMTYTASRELGATVGFVPVPAKLRARFSLTDAQVEQLARYAVAIEAHYGRPMDIEWGLDGTDGRLYILQARPETVVSRRAAGAVSRYRLEGHGTVLAQGRAIGQRIGAGQVRVLGSHQEMASFQAGDVLVASMTDPDWEPIMKKAAAIVTDRGGRTCHAAIIARELGIPAVVGAGDATAVLADGDPVTVSCAEGEAGLVYAGLLDYTVEETSLEAMPAAPLKIMMNVGTPEQAFAFAQLPNHGVGLARLEFIINRQIGIHPLALLALERDEASLPAEVAGQIRERIAAYDGPREYYVQRLAEGIATIAAAFAPEPVIIRLSDFKSNEYANLLGGPIFEPDEENPMIGFRGASRYLSPAFRAAFELECAAVRHARTAMGLTNIKLMVPFVRTVAEARGVVELLAANGLARGEDGLEIVMMCELPANALLAEAFLEHFDGFSIGSNDLTQLTLGLDRDSALVASSFDERDPAVKKLLGLAISACRAQGKYVGICGQGPSDHPDLAVWLLEQGIDSVSLNPDAVVDTWLSLARTAPQPST; from the coding sequence ATGACCCATGTTCTTCCGTTCACCGAGATCGACCTGTCCGACCTCCCGGAGGTGGGGGGCAAGAACGCCTCCCTGGGCGAGCTGATCCGCAGTCTGAGCAGCGCCGGGGTGGAGGTGCCCGGCGGCTTCGCCACCACGGCCACGGCCTTCCGGGAGTTCCTGGCGGCTTCCGGGCTGGAGACGCGGATCGCCGAGGTCCTGGAGGGCCTCGACGCCGGCGACGTGAGCGCCCTGGCCGCCGCCGGCGGCCGGATCCGTGCGCTGATCCGGTCCGCGCCGCTGCCGTCCGCCCTGGAGGAGGCGATCCGCACCGCGTACGAGCAGCTGTCCGCCGCCCAGCCCGACGGGGTGGAGGTGTCCTGGGCGGTGCGCTCCAGCGCCACGGCGGAGGACCTGCCGGACGCTTCCTTCGCCGGCCAGCAGGAGACGTACTTGAACGTGCGGGGGGTGGAGAACGTCCTGGCCGCGGTCAAGGACGTCTTCGCGTCCCTGTACAACGACCGGGCGATCGCCTACCGGGTCCACCACGGCTTCACCCACGCCGAGGTGGCGCTGTCGGTGGGGGTGCAGAAGATGGTGCGTTCCGACGTGGGCGCCTCGGGGGTGATGTTCACCATGGACACCGAGTCCGGCTTCACCGACGCGGTGTTCATCACCTCCTCCTACGGGCTGGGCGAGGCCGTGGTGCAGGGGGCGGTGAACCCGGACGAGTTCTACGTCCACAAGCCGGCCCTGGCCGCCGGCCGCCCGGCCGTGCTCAAGCGCGGGCTGGGGGAGAAGGCCCTGCAGATGACCTACACGGCCTCCCGGGAGCTGGGGGCCACGGTGGGCTTCGTGCCCGTGCCGGCGAAGCTGCGGGCCCGCTTCAGCCTCACCGACGCGCAGGTCGAGCAGCTGGCCCGCTACGCGGTGGCCATCGAGGCCCACTACGGCCGCCCGATGGACATCGAGTGGGGCCTGGACGGGACCGACGGGCGCCTCTACATCCTCCAGGCCCGCCCGGAGACCGTCGTCTCCCGCCGGGCGGCCGGTGCGGTCTCCCGCTACCGGCTCGAGGGCCACGGCACGGTGCTGGCCCAGGGCCGGGCGATCGGCCAGCGCATCGGCGCCGGACAGGTCCGCGTCCTGGGCTCCCACCAGGAGATGGCCTCCTTCCAGGCCGGGGACGTGCTGGTGGCCTCGATGACGGACCCGGACTGGGAGCCGATCATGAAGAAGGCCGCCGCGATCGTCACCGACCGCGGCGGCCGCACCTGCCACGCGGCGATCATCGCCCGGGAGCTGGGCATCCCCGCCGTGGTCGGGGCCGGGGACGCCACCGCGGTGCTGGCCGACGGGGACCCGGTGACGGTCTCCTGCGCCGAGGGCGAGGCCGGCCTGGTCTATGCGGGCCTGCTGGACTACACCGTGGAGGAGACCTCCCTGGAGGCGATGCCGGCCGCGCCGCTGAAGATCATGATGAACGTCGGCACCCCCGAGCAGGCCTTCGCCTTCGCTCAGCTGCCGAACCACGGAGTGGGACTGGCCCGGCTGGAGTTCATCATCAACCGCCAGATCGGCATCCACCCGCTGGCGCTGCTGGCCCTGGAGCGCGACGAGGCGAGCCTGCCGGCCGAGGTGGCGGGACAGATCCGGGAGCGGATCGCCGCCTACGACGGGCCGCGGGAGTACTACGTGCAGCGCCTGGCCGAGGGCATCGCCACGATCGCGGCGGCCTTCGCCCCCGAACCGGTGATCATCCGGCTGTCGGACTTCAAGTCCAACGAGTACGCCAACCTGCTCGGCGGCCCGATCTTCGAGCCGGACGAGGAGAACCCCATGATCGGGTTCCGCGGCGCCTCCCGCTACCTCTCCCCGGCCTTCCGGGCGGCCTTCGAGCTCGAGTGCGCAGCGGTGCGGCACGCGCGCACCGCCATGGGCCTGACCAACATCAAGCTCATGGTCCCGTTCGTGCGCACCGTGGCCGAGGCCCGGGGCGTGGTGGAGCTGCTGGCCGCCAACGGGCTGGCGCGCGGGGAGGACGGCCTGGAGATCGTCATGATGTGCGAGCTGCCCGCCAACGCGCTGCTGGCCGAGGCGTTCCTGGAGCACTTCGACGGGTTCTCCATCGGCTCCAACGACCTCACCCAGCTCACCCTGGGCCTGGACCGCGACTCCGCCCTGGTCGCCTCCTCCTTCGACGAGCGCGACCCGGCGGTCAAGAAGCTGCTGGGCCTGGCCATCTCCGCCTGCCGGGCGCAGGGCAAGTACGTCGGGATCTGCGGACAGGGCCCCAGCGACCACCCCGACCTGGCCGTCTGGCTGCTGGAGCAGGGCATCGACTCGGTCTCCCTGAACCCCGACGCCGTCGTGGACACCTGGCTGTCCCTGGCCCGCACCGCACCCCAGCCCAGCACCTGA
- a CDS encoding inositol-3-phosphate synthase, giving the protein MSHHPIRVAVAGVGNCASSLIQGVHFYADADPGETVPGLMHVVFGDYHVSDVQFVAAFDVDAAKVGVDLCEAITAGQNNTMVFAPVPHTGVTVQRGPTLDGLGAYYREMVQESDAEPVDVAQALREAQVDVLVSYLPVGSEAADRFYAQAALDAGVAFVNALPVFIASTEEWAEKFTAAGVPIVGDDIKSQIGATITHRVLAKLFEDRGYVLDRTYQLNVGGNMDFMNMLERTRLESKKISKTQAVTSNVVREFGTQDVHIGPSDHVPWLDDRKFAFVRLEGHGFGNAPISLEYKLEVWDSPNSAGVIIDAIRAAKIGLDRGIGGPLTSAAAYFMKFPPEQQADDTARANLEAFIRGDLER; this is encoded by the coding sequence GTGTCCCACCATCCGATCCGAGTGGCCGTGGCCGGTGTCGGCAACTGCGCCTCGTCCCTGATCCAGGGCGTGCACTTCTACGCCGACGCCGACCCGGGCGAGACCGTGCCCGGGCTGATGCACGTGGTCTTCGGCGACTACCACGTCTCCGACGTGCAGTTCGTGGCCGCCTTCGACGTCGACGCCGCCAAGGTCGGGGTCGATCTGTGCGAGGCGATCACCGCCGGGCAGAACAACACCATGGTCTTCGCCCCGGTCCCGCACACCGGGGTGACCGTCCAGCGCGGGCCGACCCTGGACGGGCTGGGGGCCTACTACCGGGAGATGGTCCAGGAGTCGGACGCCGAGCCGGTGGACGTCGCGCAGGCGCTGCGGGAGGCGCAGGTGGACGTGCTGGTGTCCTATCTGCCGGTGGGCTCCGAGGCCGCCGACCGGTTCTACGCCCAGGCCGCCCTGGACGCGGGGGTGGCCTTCGTCAACGCCCTGCCGGTGTTCATCGCCTCCACCGAGGAGTGGGCGGAGAAGTTCACGGCCGCGGGGGTGCCGATCGTGGGGGACGACATCAAGTCCCAGATCGGGGCGACGATCACCCACCGGGTGCTGGCCAAGCTCTTCGAGGACCGCGGCTACGTGCTGGACCGGACCTATCAGCTCAACGTGGGCGGGAACATGGACTTCATGAACATGCTCGAGCGCACCCGGCTGGAGTCCAAGAAGATCTCCAAGACCCAGGCGGTGACCTCCAACGTGGTGCGGGAGTTCGGCACCCAGGACGTGCACATCGGCCCCTCCGACCACGTGCCGTGGCTGGATGACCGCAAGTTCGCCTTCGTGCGGCTGGAGGGCCACGGCTTCGGCAACGCCCCGATCTCCTTGGAGTACAAGCTGGAGGTGTGGGACTCCCCGAACTCGGCCGGGGTGATCATCGACGCGATCCGGGCGGCGAAGATCGGCCTGGACCGCGGGATCGGCGGGCCGCTGACCTCGGCGGCGGCGTACTTCATGAAGTTCCCGCCCGAGCAGCAGGCCGACGACACCGCCCGGGCGAACCTGGAGGCCTTCATCCGCGGCGACCTCGAACGCTGA
- a CDS encoding acyl-CoA dehydrogenase family protein: MTPTPAVQPFFEEEHEEFRDVAREFVAREVAPHYAQWDAEHLMPRSMWRAAGEAGLLGLAVPEEHGGMGLTDYRFRAVLDEELVRGGALGVALALHLGDDWVLPHLLAHGTAEQQQRWLPRILTGELVTSVAWTEPGAGSDLRGVRTRAVRDGEDWVLNGQKTFIGNGISGDAALVLARTDGRAERAGEDSFSLFLVHKADSPGYAVGKQLDKMGVRASDTAELFFEDVRVPGANLVGAEGGGLRQIQQLLPQGRLAVAVAASAVARATLESTLDYTRERTAFGSRVLDFQHSRFEVAELTVEVEVTEAYVQRAVHAFNAGTLDVVGASKAKYWASERAKAVTDRCLQLHGGYGYILDYPVAQAYLASRLLTIFGGTSEILRETIGRDAASTG; the protein is encoded by the coding sequence GTGACCCCCACCCCGGCCGTCCAGCCCTTCTTCGAGGAGGAGCACGAGGAGTTCCGCGACGTCGCCCGCGAGTTCGTGGCGCGCGAGGTCGCCCCCCACTACGCGCAGTGGGACGCCGAGCACCTGATGCCGCGCAGCATGTGGCGCGCCGCCGGCGAGGCGGGCCTGCTCGGCCTCGCCGTGCCGGAGGAGCACGGCGGCATGGGCCTGACCGACTACCGGTTCCGCGCCGTGCTCGACGAGGAGCTGGTCCGCGGCGGAGCCCTCGGCGTGGCCCTGGCGCTGCACCTCGGCGACGACTGGGTGCTGCCCCACCTGCTGGCCCACGGCACCGCGGAGCAGCAGCAGCGGTGGCTGCCGCGGATCCTCACCGGAGAGCTGGTCACCTCGGTGGCCTGGACCGAGCCGGGCGCCGGGTCCGACCTGCGCGGGGTGCGCACGAGGGCCGTGCGCGACGGCGAGGACTGGGTGCTCAACGGCCAGAAGACCTTCATCGGCAACGGGATCAGCGGGGACGCCGCCCTGGTGCTGGCCCGCACGGACGGACGCGCCGAGCGCGCCGGGGAGGACAGCTTCAGCCTCTTCCTGGTGCACAAGGCGGACTCCCCCGGCTACGCGGTCGGCAAGCAGCTGGACAAGATGGGCGTGCGGGCCTCGGACACCGCCGAGCTGTTCTTCGAGGACGTCCGCGTCCCCGGTGCGAACCTGGTCGGCGCCGAGGGCGGTGGGCTGCGGCAGATCCAGCAGCTGCTGCCCCAGGGGCGGCTGGCGGTCGCCGTGGCCGCGAGCGCCGTGGCGCGCGCGACGCTGGAGTCCACCCTGGACTACACCCGGGAGCGCACGGCCTTCGGCTCCCGGGTGCTGGACTTCCAGCACTCCCGGTTCGAGGTCGCGGAGCTGACGGTCGAGGTGGAGGTCACCGAGGCCTACGTCCAGCGGGCCGTGCACGCCTTCAACGCCGGGACGCTCGACGTCGTCGGGGCCTCCAAGGCCAAGTACTGGGCGAGCGAGCGGGCCAAGGCCGTCACGGACCGGTGCCTGCAGCTGCACGGCGGCTACGGCTACATCCTCGACTACCCGGTGGCCCAGGCCTACCTCGCCTCCCGGCTGCTGACGATCTTCGGGGGCACGAGCGAGATCCTGCGGGAGACGATCGGGCGGGACGCGGCCTCCACCGGGTGA
- a CDS encoding MBL fold metallo-hydrolase, which translates to MSAGCVSGQLPVPGAGREEQGPAATPPGGAADSAGRTRVERLVTSGTFSLDGGTWQVENNVWIVGDDEQCVVIDPAHDADAVTAAVGARDTRAVLLTHGHDDHIRSVLEVAEALRAPVHLHPADAMLWEQVHPGTGFDTEIADGDCITVAGTRLVALHTPGHSPGSVCFSAPELGGHGVLFSGDTLFRGGPGATGRSYSDFGTIIESIRTRLLTLPPATEVLTGHGDPTTIGAEAPHLQEWIDRGH; encoded by the coding sequence ATGAGCGCCGGCTGCGTGTCCGGGCAGCTTCCGGTGCCGGGCGCGGGCCGCGAGGAGCAGGGACCGGCCGCCACCCCTCCGGGCGGTGCGGCCGACTCCGCCGGGCGGACCCGGGTCGAGCGCCTGGTGACCTCCGGGACCTTCTCCCTGGACGGAGGCACGTGGCAGGTGGAGAACAACGTGTGGATCGTCGGCGACGACGAGCAGTGCGTCGTCATCGACCCCGCCCACGACGCCGACGCCGTGACCGCGGCCGTGGGGGCCCGTGACACCCGCGCCGTCCTCCTGACCCACGGCCACGACGACCACATCCGCTCCGTGCTCGAGGTGGCCGAGGCCCTCCGCGCGCCCGTGCACCTGCATCCGGCGGACGCGATGCTCTGGGAACAGGTCCACCCGGGCACCGGCTTCGACACCGAGATCGCCGACGGCGACTGCATCACGGTGGCCGGCACACGCCTGGTGGCCCTCCACACCCCCGGGCACTCCCCCGGCTCGGTGTGCTTCTCCGCCCCGGAGCTCGGGGGACACGGAGTGCTGTTCTCCGGCGACACCCTGTTCCGGGGCGGACCCGGAGCCACCGGACGGTCCTACTCCGACTTCGGCACCATCATCGAGTCCATCCGCACCCGGCTGCTCACCCTCCCGCCGGCCACCGAGGTCCTCACCGGCCACGGGGACCCCACCACGATCGGCGCCGAGGCCCCCCACCTGCAGGAGTGGATCGACCGCGGCCACTGA